The region GCCTGGTGTACGGCAGGATCCTTCTCGTGGTGCCCGGCTTGATCTGCTGCCTGGACACCGGCGAATCGGGCCCCATTCCGCGTATCATCACCGGCCCCGGGCCGCCGATCATCGAGGATGTCCCCCGTTTCCGCGGTCGCCCGCCACCTACTGCCCCATCTGGTCGATGAGGCTCTTCGGGCGCATGTCGGTCCAGTTCTCCTCGACGTAGTCGAGGCAGGCCTTACGGGTGTCCTCGCCGAACACGACCTTCCAGCCGGCCGGCACGGTGGCGAACGCCGGCCAGAGCGAATGCTGCCCCTCGTCGTTCACCAGGACGTAGAAGGTGCCGTTTTCATCGTCGAAGGGATTGGCCATGACCACTCCAATTAAAATTGTCCGCGGCTGACCGGGGTCACACTAATCCGGCCCTTGGGGACCGGCAAGGGCCACCCGTCCAAGTGCGCGTTCCCCGCACTTGGACGCCAATTCATCGGCGCCCGCCAATTGATTTACGGCCGTTAATAACGAGGAACGCGCGATGATACGCCGCGGAAACCGCCGCTGGACGATGATGGAGGAAGTTGTCAAGGTTGAAGTGGTCTGACAGAAAGCGGGGACGGACCGGTGCGAGTGCTGGTGGTGGAGGACGACGAGGAGATGGCGCAGACCGTGGCGGTCGGCCTGCGGCGCGCGTACATGGCGGTGGACATCGCGCTGGACGGCCCGAGCGGCCTGGAACGCGCGTTGTGCAACGACTACGACGTGATCGTGCTCGACCGTGACCTACCGGGACTGCACGGCGACGAGGTGTGCGCCAAGCTCGTCGAGGCGGGCTGCCGGAGCCGGGTGCTCATGCTCACGGCCGCCGCGACGACGGAGGACCTGGTCGACGGCCTCAACCGCGGAGCCGACGACTACCTGCCCAAGCCGTTCGACTTTCCCGCGCTGCTCGCCAGGATCGGGGCGCTGGCGCGGCGGTCGCATCCGGCGGTGCCTCCGGTGATCCGCCACGGTGATCTCGTGCTGGACGCCGCCCGGCGCACCGTGACCAGGAGTGGCCGGGTGCTGGATCTGGCGCCGAAGGAGTTCGGCGTGCTGGAGCTGCTGCTGGTCTCCAGGGGCCGGGTCGTGTCGGCGGAGGAACTGCTCGAACGCGTCTGGGACGAGGCCGCCGACCCCTTCACCAACGCGGTGAAGATCACGATCAGCCGGTTGCGCACGAAACTGGGCGACCCGCCCATCATCCAGACCGCGGCCAAGCGCGGCTACCAGATATCGGGAAGCCAATGAACGGAATCTCCGGATTCTCCAGGCGGGTGGCCCTGAGGCACCTGCCGCGCCGCACCGTCCGGCTGCGGCTGACGTTCCTGTACGGCGGCCTGTACCTGGTCTCGGGGGCGGCGCTGCTGGCCGTCACCTACATCCTGGTGCACCACGCCGTGTCCAGTCAGGTCGTCTCGGGCCAGACGCTGCTGCCGCCGCACGACGGCGGCGGCCTGCAGCCGGACGGCGTGCCGGGGCCGGGCCCGGGCAGCAACGAGGGCGCGGTCATGGACATGCTCCCGCCGGAGGCGGCCGAGGCGATGGAACACCAGCGCTCGACCCTGCTCGACCAGTTGCTCGTCCAGTCGGGGATCGCGCTCGGGATCATGTCGCTGATCTCGCTCGCGCTCGGCTGGATCGTGGCCGGCCGCATCCTGCGCCCCCTGCGTACGATCACCGCGGCCGCCCGCGACATCTCGGCGACGAGCCTGAACCGGCGCCTGGCGCTCCAGGGCCCGAGCGACGAGCTCAAGGAGCTCGGCGACACCTTCGACGACCTGCTGGGCCGGCTGGAGGCGAGCTTCCTCGCGCAACGGCAGTTCGTCGCGAACGCCTCGCACGAGCTGCGGACGCCGCTGGCCCGGCAGCGCACGCTGGGC is a window of Microbispora sp. NBC_01189 DNA encoding:
- a CDS encoding MbtH family protein, whose product is MANPFDDENGTFYVLVNDEGQHSLWPAFATVPAGWKVVFGEDTRKACLDYVEENWTDMRPKSLIDQMGQ
- a CDS encoding response regulator transcription factor, with amino-acid sequence MRVLVVEDDEEMAQTVAVGLRRAYMAVDIALDGPSGLERALCNDYDVIVLDRDLPGLHGDEVCAKLVEAGCRSRVLMLTAAATTEDLVDGLNRGADDYLPKPFDFPALLARIGALARRSHPAVPPVIRHGDLVLDAARRTVTRSGRVLDLAPKEFGVLELLLVSRGRVVSAEELLERVWDEAADPFTNAVKITISRLRTKLGDPPIIQTAAKRGYQISGSQ